The region CTACCAGAAACCGCTGTTTATCGTTGAGAACGGCTTTGGCGCCTTTGACAAAGTCGAGGCCGACGGCCAAATCAACGACGACTATCGCATCGACTATCTGAGCGCGCATATCGAGCAGATGAAGAAAGCGGTGATCGAAGACGGCGTAGATCTGATCGGTTACACCCCGTGGGGCTGTATCGACTGCGTTTCCTTCACTACCGGCGAGTACGGCAAGCGTTACGGCTTTATCTACGTCGACAAGCATGACGACGGCACCGGCACCCTCGAACGTTCGCGCAAAAAGAGCTTTGACTGGTACCGCAACGTGATCGCCAGCAACGGCGAGCAGCTTTAACAATCACGGGTTTTTCTTATGAAAACGAAAATGAGCCACATCTCTGTGGCTCATTTTTATTTGAACGATGCTACATAACCTCAGGTTATGTAAAACGCCGCTAGATTTCACTTTATCGTAACACTTCGGCTTGCGTAGACTCAGTGTGGGGACCGGGTTTCTCCCCTTCGCGCTGACATAACAACAAAACAGTTCAGCCCTTTGTATCCTGCCTATGCCATGAGGATTTCCGCATGAGCCAGATAAACGAACTTTACCATCGCAACTACGATCGGCACCCGCCGGCGTTGGTACCTGAATATAAAACCAGTGTGCTGCGCTCGCCGAAGAACGCATTGATCTCGCTGCAGAATTCACTATCAGAAATCACCGGCCCGGTGTTCGGCCAGCATGAACTGGGGGCGCTGGATAACGATCTTATCCTTAATTACGCCAAACAGGGTCTGCCAATCGGCGAGCGGATTATCGTGCATGGCTATGTGTGCGACGAGAACGGCCTGCCGCTGCGCAATGCGCTGGTAGAAGTATGGCAGGCCAACGCCGGTGGGCGTTACCGCCATAAAAAGGATCAGTATCTGGCACCGATAGATCCTAATTTCGGCGGTTGCGGCCGCATGCTGACCGACGATAACGGCTATTACTTCTTTCGCACCATCAAGCCCGGCCCCTATCCGTGGCGCAACCAGGTCAACGACTGGCGCCCCGCCCATATTCATTTCTCGCTGTCCGGCGATGCCTTCGCCCAGCGGCTGATCACCCAAATGTACTTTGAGGGCGATCCGCTGATTGCCAGTTGCCCAATCGTCCGCGCCATCAAAAATGACGATGCGGTGCGCTCGCTGATCGCCGGGCTGGACAAAACCGCCTCGATTCAGTTGGACAGTCTCGCCTATCGCTTCGATCTGGTGCTGCGTGGCCACCGCGCTACGCTGTTTGAAAACCGCCTGCAGGGGAAAGCATAATGCCGCAACAGTATCTGCCGGAAACGCCGTCGCAAACCGCCGGGCCTTATGTCCACATCGGCCTGGCTCCATTTGCCGCCGGCTTCGATATTTTTGAAAACAACTTCAACCACATTCTGACCCAGCCGGAAACCCAGGGCGAACGCATCACCCTCGAAGGCCGGGTGTTCGACGGCAGCGGCTCGCCGATCCGCGATGTGCTGCTGGAAATCTGGCAGGCCAATGCGCACGGCCGCTACAACCATCCTGGAGATCAACAGCACGACAAGCCGCTGGACAGCGCTTTTCGCGGTTGGGGCCGCAGTTGTTCGGATTTTGAAACCGGCCACTATCGCTTTGAAACCATCAAACCCGGCGCAGTTTGCGGGCGTGACGGCCGCGTAATGGCTCCGCACGTTAATCTGTGGATCGTCGCGCGCGGCATCAATCTTGGGCTGCACACCCGGGTGTATTTTGCCGACGAAGATGCCGCCAACCGGCAAGATCCGGTGCTGAATCTGATCGAACTGGAGGTACGCCGTAAAACGCTGATTGCGCACCCCGAGCGCCGTGGCGATGAGCTGGTGTATCGGTTTGACATCGTTATTCAGGGCGATCGCGAAACAGTTTTCTTCGACCTGTAATTCCCGCCGCCGCAGCGGCCGCAAAAAATCTGCACGTCAGTGCAAATATGCGGCCGCCGTCACTTGTTGCCGCTGGGGAAAACTCCCTACACTGGGGCATGAAAAAAGCCAATTTATTTATACAGCGCATGCGCTTGCGCCACATCAACGGGTTCGTCGCGGTGGCGCAGGAGCGATCGCTGAGTCGTGCCGCCGACAAACTGAGCCTGAGCCAGCCGGCGCTGTCGAAAACGCTGAGTGAACTGGAAGCCCTGACCGGTAACCGCCTGCTGGTGCGCAGCCGGCAGGGAACCCGGTTGACCGAACAAGGCGAACAGTTTTTAGGGTATGCCACGCGGGTGCTGGAGGCGCTGACCGCCGCCGGGCACGCGCTGGACAGACTTGACGACGCACCGGCGCGGGTGCTGCGTATCGGCGCCTTGCCGACCACCGCGCTGGGCATGCTGCCGCAGTCGATCGGCCAATATCAGCAGGCGCGCCCTTATTCACGTATTCAGGTGATCACCGCCAAAAATACCGAATTGCTGGCGCAGCTCAAAGCGGGCGACATCGACGTGGCGATTGGCCGCATGGCCGAACCGGAAATGATGAGCGGCATTGCCTTCGAATTGCTGCTGCTGGAATCATTGCTGATGGTGACGCGCCCGGGGCACCCGCTGTTGAGCGAGACCATCACCCTCGAGCAGGCGCTCAACTATCCGGCCATTTTGTCGCCCAAAGGCACGGTGCCGCGCC is a window of Serratia plymuthica DNA encoding:
- the pcaG gene encoding protocatechuate 3,4-dioxygenase subunit alpha, producing the protein MPQQYLPETPSQTAGPYVHIGLAPFAAGFDIFENNFNHILTQPETQGERITLEGRVFDGSGSPIRDVLLEIWQANAHGRYNHPGDQQHDKPLDSAFRGWGRSCSDFETGHYRFETIKPGAVCGRDGRVMAPHVNLWIVARGINLGLHTRVYFADEDAANRQDPVLNLIELEVRRKTLIAHPERRGDELVYRFDIVIQGDRETVFFDL
- the pcaH gene encoding protocatechuate 3,4-dioxygenase subunit beta — translated: MSQINELYHRNYDRHPPALVPEYKTSVLRSPKNALISLQNSLSEITGPVFGQHELGALDNDLILNYAKQGLPIGERIIVHGYVCDENGLPLRNALVEVWQANAGGRYRHKKDQYLAPIDPNFGGCGRMLTDDNGYYFFRTIKPGPYPWRNQVNDWRPAHIHFSLSGDAFAQRLITQMYFEGDPLIASCPIVRAIKNDDAVRSLIAGLDKTASIQLDSLAYRFDLVLRGHRATLFENRLQGKA
- a CDS encoding LysR substrate-binding domain-containing protein, which codes for MKKANLFIQRMRLRHINGFVAVAQERSLSRAADKLSLSQPALSKTLSELEALTGNRLLVRSRQGTRLTEQGEQFLGYATRVLEALTAAGHALDRLDDAPARVLRIGALPTTALGMLPQSIGQYQQARPYSRIQVITAKNTELLAQLKAGDIDVAIGRMAEPEMMSGIAFELLLLESLLMVTRPGHPLLSETITLEQALNYPAILSPKGTVPRHNTENLLSTQGFNLPGQYIETLSASLARQMTLQFDYVWFVPSSAVKADIAAGQLIPLPLPTQGMEETVGILSRNDGELSEAALAFIATVRRVANAKGSA